A window of Fundulus heteroclitus isolate FHET01 chromosome 15, MU-UCD_Fhet_4.1, whole genome shotgun sequence contains these coding sequences:
- the snx3 gene encoding sorting nexin-3: MADAIADTRRLYTKPQNLNDAYGPPSNFLEIDVSNPETIGVGRGRYTTYEVRLKTNLPIFKLKESSVRRRYSDFEWLRAELERESKVVVPPLPGKALFRQLPFRGDDGIFDDSFIEERRQGLEQFLNKVAGHPLAQNERCLHMFLQDESVDKNYTPSKIRQA, from the exons ATGGCTGATGCTATAGCTGATACGAGAAGGCTGTACACCAAGCCCCAGAACTTAAATGACGCGTATGGACCCCCGAGTAATTTTCTAGAGATTGACGTGAGCAACCCTGAGACTATCGGGGTCGGCAGAGGCAGATACACAACGTACGAAGTCAGACTGAAG ACCAACCTACCCATCTTCAAGCTAAAGGAGTCCAGTGTACGGCGGCGGTACAGCGACTTCGAGTGGCTCAGAGCGGAGCTGGAGAGAGAAAGCAAG GTGGTCGTACCACCTCTCCCAGGAAAAGCTCTTTTCAGGCAGCTACCGTTCAGAGGAGACGATGGCATATTTGATGACTCTTTCATCGAGGAGCGGAGGCAGGGTCTGGAGCAGTTTCTTAACAA AGTGGCCGGACACCCTCTAGCTCAGAACGAACGCTGCCTACACATGTTTCTACAGGACGAGTCTGTGGACAAGAACTACACCCCATCCAAAATCAGACAagcctga